Genomic DNA from Thermoplasmatales archaeon:
AAAATTGCAAACATATTGAGAAAGTTAAGAAAATGCGCTCACTTTAACTTTTTTTCCAATTCCATACATAGCATATGCAAAATAGTGATATGCGTCTCCTGTATAATTGGGGTTAGCTCCGAATTCACGAATATTGTTTTGTTTGCGTATGCCTTTAGCTTGCCACCGCTCTTGCCTGTGAGGGCTATGGTGTATGCTCCTCGTCTATTAGCTTCTACTATTGCATAAAGAACATTCTCACTTTCTCCTGATGTGCTTATTCCAAGAACAATGTCGCCTTTATCCACTAATGCTTCTACTTGTCTTTTAAAGATTAATTCATAGCCATCATCGTTTGCTATTGCAGTTAGAATAGAGGTGTTTGTATTGAGGGCAATTGCCTTATATGGCTTTCTTGTAAGCAGGAATTTACCAACAAGCTCGGCAACAAAATGCTGGG
This window encodes:
- a CDS encoding SIS domain-containing protein, with amino-acid sequence MTPKEYIEEGIRARQSINIDEIEEVANIMADALKKDKKIIAFGNGGSAADAQHFVAELVGKFLLTRKPYKAIALNTNTSILTAIANDDGYELIFKRQVEALVDKGDIVLGISTSGESENVLYAIVEANRRGAYTIALTGKSGGKLKAYANKTIFVNSELTPIIQETHITILHMLCMELEKKLK